In Chitinophagales bacterium, one DNA window encodes the following:
- a CDS encoding glycosyltransferase family 4 protein, protein MSENNKLRVAMVEPIGGHSGNDFYDFGLCKAVADQGTELSFYTCDETDLDTKFSFPFRTIKPFKKIYGQDNKLIRGVRYAIGAWHAAQDAAKAGAKVVHFHVYHFALREYLNFFLFRRKGFRVVATIHDIESFDKYGQEINPRKYGKFRHAIDQIIVHSDYAKTSLEKYFPGFPEHDIHIVPHGDSDFLFNKPITKEEARQKLNLPMDQQLVLFFGQIKKVKGLDVLLRAHAIVRDKMPNVKLLVVGKPWKVEQEEFDAIVQEKNLEKDCILNYSYVPNEIIPYYFAAADIVTLPYREIYSSGVMIRSLDYSAAIVSSDLDTFKKIIVEGENGVMFRNEDEKDLAEKIMALLQDEEKMKRLRMQAKKTADEKFSWQLIGSRVNEIYRLALSNSA, encoded by the coding sequence ATGAGTGAAAATAATAAGTTAAGGGTTGCCATGGTTGAACCCATCGGCGGACACAGCGGTAATGACTTTTATGATTTTGGTTTATGCAAGGCGGTGGCCGACCAGGGAACAGAACTCAGTTTCTATACCTGCGATGAAACCGATCTCGATACCAAATTCAGCTTTCCTTTCCGCACGATAAAACCGTTTAAGAAAATTTACGGACAAGATAACAAGCTGATCCGCGGTGTCCGTTACGCCATCGGCGCATGGCATGCTGCTCAGGATGCCGCTAAAGCCGGTGCGAAAGTGGTTCACTTTCACGTGTATCATTTTGCGTTAAGGGAATACCTGAACTTTTTCCTCTTCAGGAGAAAAGGGTTCAGGGTGGTGGCTACCATTCACGACATTGAAAGCTTTGATAAATACGGGCAGGAGATCAATCCGCGCAAATACGGCAAATTCCGCCATGCTATTGATCAGATCATCGTTCATTCTGACTATGCAAAAACATCCCTGGAAAAATATTTCCCCGGTTTTCCGGAACACGACATTCACATTGTTCCGCATGGTGATTCTGATTTTCTTTTCAATAAACCCATCACGAAGGAAGAAGCCAGGCAAAAGCTGAACTTGCCCATGGATCAGCAACTGGTGCTTTTCTTCGGACAAATAAAAAAGGTAAAAGGCCTCGATGTGCTGCTGCGCGCACATGCCATCGTTCGCGATAAGATGCCCAATGTAAAACTGCTCGTGGTCGGCAAGCCGTGGAAAGTGGAACAGGAGGAATTTGATGCAATCGTACAGGAGAAGAATTTGGAAAAGGATTGCATCCTCAACTATTCCTATGTGCCGAATGAAATCATTCCATACTATTTCGCGGCAGCGGATATCGTAACGCTTCCTTACCGGGAGATTTATTCCAGTGGCGTGATGATCCGTTCACTCGATTACAGCGCGGCCATCGTTTCCTCCGACCTCGATACGTTTAAAAAAATAATTGTGGAAGGAGAGAATGGAGTGATGTTCCGGAATGAAGACGAAAAAGACCTTGCGGAAAAAATAATGGCCTTGCTGCAGGATGAAGAAAAAATGAAACGCCTGCGCATGCAGGCAAAAAAAACCGCAGATGAAAAGTTCAGCTGGCAACTCATTGGCAGCAGGGTGAATGAAATTTACCGATTGGCACTGAGTAACAGCGCTTAG
- a CDS encoding sulfotransferase domain-containing protein: MTDSRLPNLIIGGVHKAGTTSVYTYLSLHPAVCGSSAKEIGFFMPLRYGREIPPMEKYAAYFTHCDAGKRYRLEASPSYLYGKEIIASRILKELGNEVKIIFIFRNPADRLFSFYERKKANAYLSVNTTFTDFIRKSLAYTDAGPDEHREDEEALFMRGISEGYYIDYLPAWFDVYGENLKILFFEDLKKDAMGFMQQLCAWLQLDFSRYKPEDFVIENQTIAYRNRWMHKTMLRINKTFESFWRKNVGLKRTLRGLYKKINANAGAREKMTEEERNLLNEIYEPYNKRLAEFLRGKGIAQLPDWLS; the protein is encoded by the coding sequence ATGACTGATTCGCGATTGCCCAACCTGATTATCGGAGGTGTTCATAAAGCCGGTACTACGTCGGTTTATACTTATCTCTCCTTGCATCCTGCCGTTTGCGGATCATCGGCCAAAGAGATCGGCTTCTTTATGCCGCTTAGATATGGCCGCGAAATTCCGCCAATGGAAAAATATGCAGCCTACTTTACGCATTGTGATGCAGGCAAAAGATATCGCCTGGAGGCAAGCCCGAGCTATCTTTATGGCAAAGAAATTATTGCATCCCGCATTTTGAAGGAACTTGGCAATGAAGTGAAAATAATATTCATCTTCCGTAATCCTGCCGACCGCTTGTTTTCTTTTTACGAGCGAAAAAAGGCAAATGCCTACCTTTCCGTCAACACCACTTTCACCGATTTTATCCGGAAATCCCTTGCCTACACAGATGCCGGGCCGGATGAACACCGTGAAGACGAAGAAGCGCTTTTCATGCGGGGCATCAGCGAAGGTTACTATATCGATTACCTGCCTGCCTGGTTTGATGTATATGGTGAAAACCTGAAAATACTTTTTTTCGAAGACCTGAAGAAGGATGCAATGGGTTTCATGCAACAGCTGTGTGCCTGGCTGCAGCTTGATTTCAGCCGGTATAAACCGGAGGATTTTGTCATTGAAAACCAAACCATCGCTTACAGGAACCGCTGGATGCACAAGACCATGCTGCGGATTAACAAAACGTTTGAATCATTCTGGAGAAAAAATGTGGGATTGAAGCGAACTTTACGTGGCTTGTATAAAAAGATAAATGCCAATGCCGGCGCACGGGAAAAGATGACGGAAGAAGAACGGAACCTGCTGAATGAAATTTATGAACCCTACAATAAACGGTTAGCTGAATTCCTGAGGGGGAAAGGGATTGCACAGTTGCCTGATTGGTTAAGCTGA
- a CDS encoding GDP-mannose 4,6-dehydratase: MSATEHVMITGSAGMVGSHLIDHYRSLLPKENIIGTYFKPTIDVTDILPVCNAIECDVTDAGKVFSIINQFRPSRIFHLAAQSYPTVSWEKPIETINTNMNGTVNVFEAVKKIRLTEPDYDPMVVVACSSAEYGLSLTPENTPVKEDTALLPLHPYGVSKVGQDLLSFQYFQNFGIRCIRVRIFNTTGARKTNDVTSDFVLRAYRIMKGAENKFKVGTLETKRSITDVRDLVSALVLLADKGTAGEVYNVSGEKVYQVKELIPLIEKATGMKLNIETDPALLRPTDEPIIYGDSTRLKKDTGWKQQYSLEETIQDMLRYLKKKATV; this comes from the coding sequence ATGTCAGCAACAGAACATGTCATGATTACCGGATCAGCAGGTATGGTTGGATCGCATCTGATTGATCACTACCGCAGCCTTTTGCCTAAGGAAAATATTATTGGCACATATTTCAAACCTACCATTGATGTAACTGACATCCTGCCGGTTTGCAATGCCATCGAATGCGACGTAACCGATGCCGGGAAAGTCTTTTCCATCATCAATCAGTTTCGTCCTTCCCGCATTTTTCATCTGGCGGCGCAAAGCTATCCTACCGTTTCCTGGGAGAAGCCTATTGAAACGATTAACACCAATATGAATGGCACGGTGAATGTGTTTGAAGCTGTCAAAAAAATACGCCTGACAGAGCCGGATTATGATCCGATGGTCGTGGTGGCCTGTTCGAGTGCTGAATACGGATTGTCATTAACACCGGAGAATACGCCGGTTAAGGAGGACACCGCGCTATTGCCATTGCATCCTTATGGTGTGAGCAAGGTGGGGCAGGACCTCCTTTCCTTTCAGTATTTCCAGAACTTCGGCATCCGTTGTATCCGTGTCCGTATTTTTAATACTACCGGTGCCCGTAAAACCAATGATGTTACATCGGATTTCGTACTGCGTGCTTACAGGATTATGAAGGGCGCAGAGAATAAGTTTAAAGTAGGAACGCTGGAAACAAAACGCTCTATTACCGATGTGCGCGACCTTGTCTCAGCCCTGGTATTGCTCGCAGATAAGGGAACTGCCGGTGAAGTTTATAATGTGAGTGGTGAAAAGGTGTACCAGGTGAAAGAGCTGATTCCGCTTATTGAAAAAGCGACCGGCATGAAGCTGAATATCGAAACAGATCCGGCGTTGCTCAGGCCAACGGACGAACCCATCATCTATGGCGACAGTACGCGACTTAAAAAGGATACCGGCTGGAAACAACAATATTCCCTGGAAGAGACTATTCAGGATATGTTGCGGTATTTGAAAAAGAAGGCAACTGTCTAA
- a CDS encoding glycosyltransferase family 2 protein: MQPKIYIVLVNFNGHNNTVETMESLAKQSYKEFQIVVVDNHTPSSLQIIKEWANGSRVMEFNPPAEISQYSAPACNKPARWLSYEVAEAEKGGDGRKEKELEAQIAENAEAPFKYPLIFVQALSDIGFAGGNNVGSRYALQKADGDFVWLLNNDTTLEYDALKHLVEKAAAYQAAGKKVGMIGSKLRWYRWPDKINAIGGMFNKWTTWSYHLGVREVDHGQYDRDDVKFDYVYGASIFIRKEFLQDVGLMNDVYYAYFEEMDWEVRALRKGWQHGYCYQSIIYHKQGVTTGKEIKSKQRPLFFMCCKYRGWMLFYQLYYPYLIFAPVIRLAGKALKNLTEGNAKESLLILKILLGKRTCSRD; this comes from the coding sequence ATGCAACCGAAGATATACATCGTACTGGTGAATTTTAATGGCCACAACAATACCGTGGAAACCATGGAAAGCCTGGCCAAACAATCTTACAAAGAGTTTCAGATTGTGGTGGTGGATAACCATACGCCTTCCTCGCTGCAGATTATTAAGGAATGGGCGAACGGCAGCCGCGTGATGGAATTCAATCCGCCTGCAGAGATCAGTCAGTATTCCGCACCGGCCTGTAACAAACCTGCTCGCTGGCTTAGCTATGAGGTGGCTGAGGCTGAAAAGGGTGGTGATGGCAGGAAGGAAAAGGAGCTGGAAGCACAAATTGCGGAAAATGCCGAAGCGCCGTTTAAGTATCCGCTCATCTTTGTGCAGGCGCTCAGCGATATCGGTTTTGCGGGTGGAAACAATGTGGGTTCCCGTTATGCTTTGCAAAAAGCCGATGGAGACTTTGTGTGGCTGTTGAATAACGACACCACGCTGGAGTATGATGCCTTAAAACACCTCGTGGAAAAGGCTGCTGCATATCAGGCTGCCGGAAAAAAGGTAGGGATGATTGGTTCCAAGCTGCGTTGGTACCGCTGGCCGGATAAGATCAATGCCATTGGCGGCATGTTTAATAAATGGACAACCTGGTCATACCATCTTGGGGTGCGGGAAGTGGACCATGGTCAGTACGACAGGGATGATGTGAAGTTTGATTATGTCTACGGTGCTTCTATTTTTATCCGGAAAGAATTTTTGCAGGATGTGGGGCTGATGAATGATGTTTACTATGCCTATTTTGAAGAGATGGACTGGGAAGTAAGAGCCTTGCGCAAAGGCTGGCAACATGGTTATTGTTACCAAAGCATTATTTATCACAAGCAAGGAGTTACTACCGGCAAAGAAATCAAGAGCAAGCAAAGGCCGTTATTTTTTATGTGCTGCAAATACCGAGGTTGGATGTTATTTTACCAACTTTACTATCCGTATCTTATCTTCGCACCCGTCATACGCCTGGCAGGGAAAGCCTTAAAAAATCTTACAGAGGGAAATGCAAAGGAATCCCTGTTAATCCTTAAAATACTACTGGGAAAAAGAACGTGCAGCAGGGATTAG
- a CDS encoding DMT family protein, producing the protein MKSVQTIGLLILSNIFMTLAWYGHLKFREFKWFAALPLIAVVLISWGIALLEYCFQVPANRIGFKENGGPFSLVQLKVIQEVVTLVVFTIFTVLFFKNEALKWNHFVGFSFLVLAVYFIFRK; encoded by the coding sequence ATGAAATCAGTACAAACCATCGGGTTGCTTATTCTGTCCAATATTTTTATGACGTTGGCATGGTATGGACACCTGAAATTCCGTGAATTCAAATGGTTTGCCGCCTTGCCGCTTATAGCAGTAGTGCTGATCAGTTGGGGAATCGCCTTGCTTGAATATTGCTTTCAGGTACCCGCGAATCGAATTGGTTTTAAGGAGAATGGCGGGCCATTTTCACTGGTGCAGCTGAAAGTTATACAGGAAGTCGTGACACTTGTCGTGTTCACGATTTTTACGGTCTTGTTTTTTAAGAATGAAGCGCTGAAGTGGAATCATTTTGTCGGCTTCTCTTTCCTGGTACTTGCGGTGTATTTTATTTTCAGGAAATAG
- a CDS encoding sulfotransferase, which translates to MTKKLPNFFIVGAPKAGTTSLYYYLKKHPEVYMSPVKEPNYFSYDETVKQSLYHKEKGVGTLQEYMQLFEAANGRHKAIGEASVSYLFYPPVPAKIKELVPDAKIIMSLRNPVDRAFSHYFMEHKLGYVNDSLEDIVSKKSKHKFAHLWYQQYVELGLYYEQVKRYLDTFGKENVRIFIYDELSENMGAMIVELLHFLQIDPSFLPDLEGKYNTYSTPRNSIIRAIYSQKNLRTLARKIIPDHRVESIKNLFLTRSKKQDKHDATVDRMHAIFQPDIMQLEKLLHKDLSRWYE; encoded by the coding sequence ATGACAAAGAAATTGCCCAACTTTTTTATTGTAGGTGCTCCTAAAGCCGGCACTACTTCCCTGTATTATTACCTGAAGAAACATCCGGAAGTGTATATGAGTCCGGTGAAGGAACCCAACTATTTCTCCTATGACGAAACAGTGAAACAAAGCCTGTATCACAAAGAGAAAGGGGTTGGAACCCTGCAGGAGTACATGCAACTTTTCGAAGCCGCCAACGGACGGCACAAGGCCATCGGTGAAGCAAGTGTCTCTTATCTTTTCTATCCGCCGGTTCCTGCCAAAATCAAAGAACTGGTGCCCGACGCAAAAATCATCATGTCGCTGCGCAATCCTGTTGACCGTGCCTTCTCGCATTATTTCATGGAGCATAAGCTGGGTTATGTGAATGATTCGCTGGAAGATATCGTCAGTAAAAAGTCAAAGCACAAATTTGCTCACCTCTGGTATCAGCAATATGTTGAACTGGGCCTCTACTATGAACAGGTAAAGCGTTACCTCGATACATTCGGAAAAGAGAACGTCAGGATCTTTATTTACGATGAATTATCAGAAAATATGGGAGCCATGATTGTTGAGCTGCTGCATTTTCTCCAGATTGATCCTTCCTTTTTGCCGGACCTGGAAGGCAAGTACAATACCTATTCAACGCCGCGCAACAGCATCATACGTGCCATCTATTCGCAGAAGAATCTGCGTACGCTTGCCCGTAAAATCATCCCGGATCACCGGGTGGAATCCATTAAGAACCTGTTTCTCACCCGCAGCAAAAAGCAAGACAAGCATGATGCCACGGTGGACCGCATGCATGCCATCTTCCAACCTGATATCATGCAACTTGAAAAATTGCTCCATAAAGATCTAAGCCGCTGGTATGAGTGA